A single region of the Candidatus Methylomirabilota bacterium genome encodes:
- a CDS encoding IlvD/Edd family dehydratase, which produces MAGPELRSRNWFGKKDLDGFAHRSWLKAEGWSDQMFDGRPVIGIANSWSELTTCNSHLRQVAEAVKRGVLSAGGFPLEFPTISLGEVLMKPTTMLFRNLMAMDVEECIRAYPLDGVVLLSGCDKTTPAMLMGAASADVPAIMVTGGPMLRGMWGQEELGSGTDNWRYWAELRAGRLSEEEWCEMESCMSRSAGHCMVMGTASTMAAMAEALGMTLPGNAAIPAPDSRRMALAEMSGRRIMDMAREGLKPSKILTAKAFDNAIRADMAIGGSTNAIIHLVAIAGRAGVELPLSRFDELSRTTPFLVNVRPSGKYLMEDFFYAGGLPVVLKELLPLLHRDAPTVTGASIAENVASARNMNPDVIRSLAMPISSEGGTVILTGNLCPSGAVLKQSAASQHLLTHRGRAVVFEDHHDLHARIDDPDLPVDETSVLVLKRVGPKGAPGMPEWGAAPIPQKLLKKGVKDMVRISDARMSGTSYGTVVLHVSPEAEVGGPLALVENGDEIELDVPNRRLTLRVPDEELARRRALWKPRPPHFTRGYGRLFLDHVLQAHEGVDFDFLRGQTPVRSEDTAGPSHS; this is translated from the coding sequence ATGGCAGGCCCCGAGCTTCGCAGCAGGAACTGGTTCGGCAAGAAGGACCTCGACGGTTTCGCCCATCGCTCCTGGCTCAAGGCCGAAGGGTGGAGCGACCAGATGTTCGACGGCCGCCCCGTCATCGGCATCGCCAATTCCTGGTCGGAGCTGACCACCTGCAACTCGCATCTCCGCCAGGTTGCAGAGGCCGTCAAGCGCGGGGTGCTCTCGGCCGGCGGCTTCCCGCTCGAGTTCCCGACGATCTCGCTGGGCGAAGTCCTCATGAAGCCCACGACCATGCTCTTCCGGAATCTCATGGCCATGGACGTGGAGGAGTGCATCCGCGCCTACCCGCTCGATGGTGTAGTCCTCCTGTCGGGCTGCGACAAGACGACGCCGGCGATGCTGATGGGCGCCGCCTCGGCCGACGTGCCGGCCATCATGGTCACGGGCGGGCCCATGCTGCGCGGCATGTGGGGGCAGGAAGAGCTCGGCTCGGGCACCGACAACTGGCGCTACTGGGCCGAGCTGCGCGCCGGCCGCCTGTCTGAGGAAGAATGGTGCGAGATGGAGTCGTGCATGTCCCGCTCGGCGGGGCACTGCATGGTCATGGGCACGGCTTCGACCATGGCCGCGATGGCCGAGGCGCTCGGCATGACGCTGCCCGGCAACGCGGCCATCCCCGCGCCCGACTCGCGGCGCATGGCGCTCGCCGAGATGAGCGGGCGCCGCATCATGGACATGGCGCGTGAAGGGCTCAAGCCGTCGAAGATCCTCACCGCCAAGGCCTTCGACAACGCGATCCGCGCCGACATGGCCATCGGCGGCTCGACCAACGCGATCATCCACCTGGTCGCCATCGCGGGACGGGCCGGCGTGGAGCTTCCGCTCTCGCGCTTCGACGAGCTGTCGCGGACGACGCCGTTTCTGGTCAACGTGCGCCCCTCGGGCAAGTATCTGATGGAAGACTTCTTCTACGCGGGCGGGCTACCCGTGGTCCTGAAGGAGCTCCTGCCGCTCCTCCACCGCGACGCGCCCACCGTCACGGGCGCGTCCATCGCCGAAAACGTGGCGAGTGCTAGAAACATGAACCCGGACGTCATCCGGTCGCTCGCGATGCCGATCTCGAGCGAGGGCGGTACGGTCATCCTGACGGGCAACCTCTGCCCGAGCGGCGCCGTGCTCAAGCAGTCGGCCGCCTCGCAGCATCTCCTGACCCATCGTGGGCGCGCCGTCGTCTTCGAGGACCACCACGACCTGCACGCGCGGATCGACGACCCGGATCTTCCGGTGGACGAAACTTCCGTGCTCGTCCTCAAGCGGGTCGGGCCCAAGGGCGCGCCCGGCATGCCCGAGTGGGGGGCCGCGCCCATCCCGCAGAAGCTCCTCAAGAAGGGCGTCAAGGACATGGTCAGGATCTCCGACGCCCGCATGAGCGGCACCTCCTACGGGACCGTGGTCCTTCACGTCTCGCCCGAAGCGGAGGTGGGCGGACCGCTGGCGCTGGTGGAGAACGGGGACGAGATCGAGCTCGACGTGCCGAACCGCCGCCTGACGCTCCGCGTCCCGGACGAGGAGCTGGCGCGCCGCCGGGCGCTCTGGAAGCCGCGCCCTCCCCACTTCACACGGGGCTACGGCAGGCTCTTCCTCGACCACGTGCTCCAGGCCCACGAGGGAGTGGATTTCGATTTCCTTCGCGGGCAGACGCCGGTGAGGTCGGAGGACACAGCGGGCCCGAGCCACTCGTAG
- the murQ gene encoding N-acetylmuramic acid 6-phosphate etherase: MARIHYDRLPTERPNPRSRALDRLSPVAIARLMNRADREAVKAVGRAAPAIGRAVTAIVARLSRGGRLIFVGAGTSGRLGVIEAAECPPTFNTRPGQVQAVMAGGRRAVFRSVEGAEDDARAGARAVRGRADRRDAVVGIAASGVTPFVRAALGEARRRGALTVLVTCNPSVPHAAARIVIALRVGPEVLAGSTRLKAGTATKLTLNTLTTAAFTRLGKVHGNQMVDLQPRSAKLRARARRLVRDLGQVSAARAGKLLDQAGGSAKVAVVMARRRVTAVEARRRLRSAGGFLGPAAGI; the protein is encoded by the coding sequence ATGGCGAGGATTCACTACGACCGCCTGCCCACCGAGCGCCCCAACCCGCGAAGCCGCGCGCTCGACCGGCTGAGCCCCGTCGCGATCGCGCGTTTGATGAACCGAGCCGATCGCGAAGCGGTGAAGGCCGTCGGCAGGGCGGCCCCGGCCATCGGCCGCGCGGTCACGGCCATAGTGGCGCGCCTCAGCCGCGGCGGCAGGCTCATCTTCGTGGGCGCCGGCACGAGCGGCAGGCTGGGGGTCATCGAGGCGGCCGAGTGCCCCCCTACCTTTAATACGCGCCCCGGCCAGGTCCAGGCGGTCATGGCCGGCGGGCGGCGGGCGGTGTTCCGCTCGGTGGAGGGCGCCGAGGACGACGCCCGCGCGGGAGCCCGCGCGGTCCGCGGGCGGGCCGATCGTCGCGACGCGGTCGTGGGCATCGCCGCGAGCGGCGTCACGCCCTTTGTCCGCGCGGCGCTCGGCGAGGCCCGCAGGCGCGGCGCGCTCACCGTGCTCGTGACGTGCAATCCTTCAGTGCCTCACGCGGCGGCACGAATTGTCATCGCCCTCAGGGTCGGGCCGGAAGTGCTCGCGGGCTCGACCAGGCTCAAGGCGGGGACCGCGACCAAGCTCACCCTTAACACGCTGACCACCGCCGCCTTCACGCGGCTCGGCAAGGTCCACGGCAACCAGATGGTGGATCTCCAGCCGCGCTCGGCTAAGCTCCGCGCCCGCGCCCGGCGGCTCGTGCGGGATCTCGGGCAAGTGAGCGCGGCGCGCGCCGGGAAGCTTCTCGATCAGGCGGGCGGGAGCGCCAAGGTCGCGGTCGTGATGGCGCGGCGCCGCGTCACGGCCGTCGAGGCGCGGCGGAGGCTCAGAAGCGCGGGCGGCTTCCTCGGGCCCGCAGCGGGGATCTGA